The DNA segment CAGGTCGCCGAGCGGGGCTTCGCAGCCAAGGATGAGCTCGAACTGGCGATCCCGCTCGCGAAGCAGGCGCAGAAGCAGGTCCTCGCGGGCGACCAGGAGGGCGCGACCGCGACGATCGCGCAGCTGCGCACGCACTCCGCCGCGGCCCGGGAGCTCACCGACGACCCGTCGTGGCGATCGTTCGAGTGGGTCCCCGTGCTCGGCGCCAACCTCCAGGCGGTGCGGGTGACCGCCGCATCCGTCGACGACCTCGTCGACGGCGTCGTCGAGCCCGCGACCACCCTGAGCCTCGAAGCGCTGAAGCCCGTCGGGGGTGCCATCGACCTGGTCGCCCTGACGGGGCTCTCCGAGACCGTCGACGGCGTCGCCGACACCATCGGCCGGGTCTCGGGCGAACTCGACACGATCGATCGCGAACCGCTGATCGGTCCCGTCCGCGACGGGGTCGACCAACTCGACGAGGCCGTCGGCGAACTCGAGCCGATGATCGAACCCGCCCAGCAGGCACTCGCAGTCCTGCCCGGCGCACTCGGAGCGGACGGCCCGCGCAACTACCTCGTGCTGTTCCAGAACCTCGCCGAAGCGCGCGGGACCGGCGGCAACCCGGCGGCACTGCTCCTCGTGAACGTGACCGACGGGCGCATCACGATCGGCCGGCAGGCCTCCAGCACCGACTTCCGGAACGGCCGGCCGGAGCCGATCATCGCCCTCGATCCCGAGACCGAGGCACTGTACGGCGACAAGATCGGCCGGTACATGATGGATGTCACGCTCACGCCCGACTTCCCGGAGACGAGCGAGATCATCCGCGCGTTCTGGGCGGAGTCCTTCGGCGACCAGGTCGACGGCGTCGTCTCGTTCGACCCGGTCGCACTCGGCTACCTGCTCGGGGCGACGGGGCCGGTCGGCCTGGCCACGGGCGAGAAGCTGACCGCGGACAACGCGGCCGGCATGGTGCTCAACGACGTCTACTTCCGATACGAGGATCCAGAGGACCAGGACGCGTTCTTCGCGGCCGCTGCGGGCTCGGTCTTCGGCGCATTGATGTCCGGGTCCGCCGACACGGACGCGTTGGTGACCGCCCTCACGCGGGCGATCGACGAGGGCCGACTCATGTACGTCCCGTCCGACGAGGCGGAGGCCGACCTCATCGACGGCGCCCGAATCGCCGGGACGCTCCCGGTCGACGACCGCGAGGCGAGCGTCGTCGGGGTCTACGTGAACGACATCACCCAGGGGAAGATGGACTACTACGTCCAGCTCGACGTCGCCGCTGCGACGGATGCCTGCACCGTCGACCGCGGGACGGCGCCCACGTTCACGACGACTGCGACCCTGGCGAACACGGTCCAGCCGGACCAGGTCGACGGACTCGCCGACTACATCGCCACCGGCAAGTACTTCCCGCGCGGCCACATCTCGACCGACCTGGTGCTCTACGGTCCGATCGGTTCGACGTTCCAGCAGGCGACGGTCGACGGCAGGGCCGTGTCCGCCACCCCGCTCACGCACCTCGGTCGCCC comes from the Agromyces marinus genome and includes:
- a CDS encoding DUF4012 domain-containing protein encodes the protein MSTRALRERKPLIRSARLWVPVSLGVILLALVGVGFAGAQVAERGFAAKDELELAIPLAKQAQKQVLAGDQEGATATIAQLRTHSAAARELTDDPSWRSFEWVPVLGANLQAVRVTAASVDDLVDGVVEPATTLSLEALKPVGGAIDLVALTGLSETVDGVADTIGRVSGELDTIDREPLIGPVRDGVDQLDEAVGELEPMIEPAQQALAVLPGALGADGPRNYLVLFQNLAEARGTGGNPAALLLVNVTDGRITIGRQASSTDFRNGRPEPIIALDPETEALYGDKIGRYMMDVTLTPDFPETSEIIRAFWAESFGDQVDGVVSFDPVALGYLLGATGPVGLATGEKLTADNAAGMVLNDVYFRYEDPEDQDAFFAAAAGSVFGALMSGSADTDALVTALTRAIDEGRLMYVPSDEAEADLIDGARIAGTLPVDDREASVVGVYVNDITQGKMDYYVQLDVAAATDACTVDRGTAPTFTTTATLANTVQPDQVDGLADYIATGKYFPRGHISTDLVLYGPIGSTFQQATVDGRAVSATPLTHLGRPAVKVNVRNVPASAHTVEATFTGEAGAEYGPLEVRHTPLVRASNITLDQPGCAEAGEAADAGTAADAG